A stretch of Vespula vulgaris chromosome 5, iyVesVulg1.1, whole genome shotgun sequence DNA encodes these proteins:
- the LOC127063709 gene encoding dynein intermediate chain 2, ciliary isoform X5 gives MQMKVCFRIIRHKFENYEEYGEYEELDEIDEFQRGRPKKIPNQFNFCERAALTYDNPMRVSLSKTKYFMDGYEVLIFLQNMSTQTLPPPIATFNTHVFQWTIFDEYQEDYMLQQRERERERRLPIVHVRREETKQKEQIETIEMYDRMLKAAKTLERMVNQNIYDEIAQDYRYWNDPSDEYKDGEGSLLPLWKFNYEPTKKHDITDVCFNARYYDLFAVAYGTLTFNSSIKNGSVCLFSLKNPSYPEWICQTESPVMCLDFSVQHPHLLVIGVKDGSVAVYNIMLPPTEPQYKSNDVTQKHGGIVWEIRWAPDTQEGNLAFYSVSIDSKINYWVLNQKELSLTTVMTLFLDRPPIPGPDGTLITLKGCGTCITFYPSDEHVFLVGTEEGNIYKCNTAYSSIYVQTYNEAHNMPVYRIVFNKYNSKIFASCSGDWRIKIWEDERPDPLFMFDLGVPIGDVQWAPYSSTVLACVSNDGKVTVFDLNVNKYRSICSQAIVSKKKNKLTRLAFNTKLPFIIVGDDKGTINTLKLSPNLRLKIKPTKKQLHLTDTELERMKLEKLLSFIREPPILIPPKDVKLE, from the exons ATGCAAATGAAGGTGTGTTTCAGAATAATTCGTCATAAATTTGAAA aTTATGAAGAATATGGAGAATATGAAGAATTAGATGAAATAGATGAATTTCAAAGAGGAAGGCCTAAAAAAATACCTAATCAATTCAATTTTTGTGAGAGAGCTGCATTAACATATGACAATCCTATGAGAGTAAGTTTATCAAAGACTAAATATTTTATGGATGGATATGAagtgttaatttttttacagaaTATGAGTACACAAACTCTACCTCCACCCATAGCAACATTTAATACACATGTCTTTCAATGGACTATTTTTGATGAATATCAG GAAGATTACATGCTTCAAcaacgtgaaagagaaagagagagaagattgcCAATTGTACACGTACGGAGAGaggaaacgaaacaaaaagagcAGATAGAGACCATTGAAATGTATGATAGAATGCTTAAAGCAGCTAAGACATTAGAGAGAATGgtaaatcaaaatatatatgatgaaATTGCACAAG ATTATAGATATTGGAATGATCCAAGTGATGAATATAAAGATGGTGAAGGTTCTTTGTTACCATTATggaaatttaattatgaaCCAACAAAAAAACATGATATCACAGATGTATGCTTTAATGCCAGATATTATGATCTATTTGCAGTAGCATATGGAACAT TGACATTCAATAGTTCTATAAAGAATGGTTCAGTTTGTTTATTTAGTTTAAAAAATCCATCATATCCAGAATGGATTTGTCAAACAGAATCTCCAGTAATGTGTTTAGATTTTAGTGTTCAACATCCTCATTTATTAGTCATTg GTGTTAAAGATGGTTCAGTAgcagtatataatattatgttacCACCTACAGAACCACAGTACAAAAGTAATGATGTTACACAAAAGCATGGAGGTATTGTATGGGAG atTCGCTGGGCACCAGATACGCAAGAAGGAAATTTAGCATTTTATAGTGTTAGTATTGATagcaaaataaattattgggTTCTCAATCAAAAGGAACTTAGTTTAACAACTGTTATGACATTATTTCTTGATCGACCACCAATACCAGGTCCTGATGGTACATTGATAACACTCAaag gCTGTGGAACCTGCATAACTTTTTATCCATCTGATGAACATGTATTCTTAGTTGGAACTGAAGAAggtaatatttacaaatgtaataCGGCGTACAGCAGTATTTATGTGCAAACATATAATGAAGCACATAATATGCCAGTGTATCGTATAGTcttcaataaatataattcgaagATATTTGCAAGTTGTTCAGGAGATTGGAGAATTAAAATATGGGAAGATGAAAGGCC aGATCCACTTTTTATGTTTGATCTTGGTGTTCCAATCGGAGACGTGCAATGGGCACCTTATAGTTCAACTGTCTTGGCTTGTGTATCAAATGATGGAAAAGTTACTGTTTTTGATTTAAATGTGAACAAGTACAGATCAATTTGTAGCCAAGCAATtgttagtaaaaaaaagaataaattaacaaGGCTTGCTTTTAATACCAAGTTGCCCTTCATCATAGTTGGTGATGACAA GGGTACTATAAATACATTAAAGTTATCACCAAATCttagattgaaaataaaaccAACAAAGAAGCAACTCCATTTAACGGATACAGAGTTAGAACgtatgaaattagaaaaattattaagtttCATACGTGAGCCACCTATTTTAATACCACCAAAAGATGTTAAATTAGAatga
- the LOC127063709 gene encoding dynein intermediate chain 2, ciliary isoform X1: protein MMSSPKKQSSKISELAKDHVSLKSRASYVSLAGGDMDWARAKTPLIPDDQLQLTEAELQEEIARVLTVHNTRVPDSLVEWSWKLREFIKLPDPPNIVTLLSIPGTILRKDSEEAKTQLENHGEEFTARQDDMLDKYANEDYEEYGEYEELDEIDEFQRGRPKKIPNQFNFCERAALTYDNPMRVSLSKTKYFMDGYEVLIFLQNMSTQTLPPPIATFNTHVFQWTIFDEYQEDYMLQQRERERERRLPIVHVRREETKQKEQIETIEMYDRMLKAAKTLERMVNQNIYDEIAQDYRYWNDPSDEYKDGEGSLLPLWKFNYEPTKKHDITDVCFNARYYDLFAVAYGTLTFNSSIKNGSVCLFSLKNPSYPEWICQTESPVMCLDFSVQHPHLLVIGVKDGSVAVYNIMLPPTEPQYKSNDVTQKHGGIVWEIRWAPDTQEGNLAFYSVSIDSKINYWVLNQKELSLTTVMTLFLDRPPIPGPDGTLITLKGCGTCITFYPSDEHVFLVGTEEGNIYKCNTAYSSIYVQTYNEAHNMPVYRIVFNKYNSKIFASCSGDWRIKIWEDERPDPLFMFDLGVPIGDVQWAPYSSTVLACVSNDGKVTVFDLNVNKYRSICSQAIVSKKKNKLTRLAFNTKLPFIIVGDDKGTINTLKLSPNLRLKIKPTKKQLHLTDTELERMKLEKLLSFIREPPILIPPKDVKLE, encoded by the exons ATGATGTCTTCCCCAAAAAAGCAATCCTCTAAGATTTCAGAATTAGCGAAAGAT cATGTTAGTCTAAAAAGTCGTGCATCATATGTAAGCTTAGCTGGTGGAGATATGGATTGGGCACGAGCGAAAACTCCACTTATACCAGATGATCAATTACAATTAACAGAAGCA GAACTTCAAGAAGAAATTGCTCGAGTGCTTACAGTACATAACACACGTGTTCCTGATTCACTCGTTGAATGGTCTTGGAAATTAAGAGAATTTATAAAACTACCTGATCCTCCTAATATAGTAACTCTCCTGAGTATACCTGGCACTATATTACGTAAGGATTCTGAGGAAGCTAAAACACAATTAG aaaatcatGGAGAGGAATTTACTGCCCGACAAGATGATATGCTAGATAAATATGCAAATGAAG aTTATGAAGAATATGGAGAATATGAAGAATTAGATGAAATAGATGAATTTCAAAGAGGAAGGCCTAAAAAAATACCTAATCAATTCAATTTTTGTGAGAGAGCTGCATTAACATATGACAATCCTATGAGAGTAAGTTTATCAAAGACTAAATATTTTATGGATGGATATGAagtgttaatttttttacagaaTATGAGTACACAAACTCTACCTCCACCCATAGCAACATTTAATACACATGTCTTTCAATGGACTATTTTTGATGAATATCAG GAAGATTACATGCTTCAAcaacgtgaaagagaaagagagagaagattgcCAATTGTACACGTACGGAGAGaggaaacgaaacaaaaagagcAGATAGAGACCATTGAAATGTATGATAGAATGCTTAAAGCAGCTAAGACATTAGAGAGAATGgtaaatcaaaatatatatgatgaaATTGCACAAG ATTATAGATATTGGAATGATCCAAGTGATGAATATAAAGATGGTGAAGGTTCTTTGTTACCATTATggaaatttaattatgaaCCAACAAAAAAACATGATATCACAGATGTATGCTTTAATGCCAGATATTATGATCTATTTGCAGTAGCATATGGAACAT TGACATTCAATAGTTCTATAAAGAATGGTTCAGTTTGTTTATTTAGTTTAAAAAATCCATCATATCCAGAATGGATTTGTCAAACAGAATCTCCAGTAATGTGTTTAGATTTTAGTGTTCAACATCCTCATTTATTAGTCATTg GTGTTAAAGATGGTTCAGTAgcagtatataatattatgttacCACCTACAGAACCACAGTACAAAAGTAATGATGTTACACAAAAGCATGGAGGTATTGTATGGGAG atTCGCTGGGCACCAGATACGCAAGAAGGAAATTTAGCATTTTATAGTGTTAGTATTGATagcaaaataaattattgggTTCTCAATCAAAAGGAACTTAGTTTAACAACTGTTATGACATTATTTCTTGATCGACCACCAATACCAGGTCCTGATGGTACATTGATAACACTCAaag gCTGTGGAACCTGCATAACTTTTTATCCATCTGATGAACATGTATTCTTAGTTGGAACTGAAGAAggtaatatttacaaatgtaataCGGCGTACAGCAGTATTTATGTGCAAACATATAATGAAGCACATAATATGCCAGTGTATCGTATAGTcttcaataaatataattcgaagATATTTGCAAGTTGTTCAGGAGATTGGAGAATTAAAATATGGGAAGATGAAAGGCC aGATCCACTTTTTATGTTTGATCTTGGTGTTCCAATCGGAGACGTGCAATGGGCACCTTATAGTTCAACTGTCTTGGCTTGTGTATCAAATGATGGAAAAGTTACTGTTTTTGATTTAAATGTGAACAAGTACAGATCAATTTGTAGCCAAGCAATtgttagtaaaaaaaagaataaattaacaaGGCTTGCTTTTAATACCAAGTTGCCCTTCATCATAGTTGGTGATGACAA GGGTACTATAAATACATTAAAGTTATCACCAAATCttagattgaaaataaaaccAACAAAGAAGCAACTCCATTTAACGGATACAGAGTTAGAACgtatgaaattagaaaaattattaagtttCATACGTGAGCCACCTATTTTAATACCACCAAAAGATGTTAAATTAGAatga
- the LOC127063709 gene encoding dynein intermediate chain 2, ciliary isoform X3, with protein MDWARAKTPLIPDDQLQLTEAELQEEIARVLTVHNTRVPDSLVEWSWKLREFIKLPDPPNIVTLLSIPGTILRKDSEEAKTQLENHGEEFTARQDDMLDKYANEDYEEYGEYEELDEIDEFQRGRPKKIPNQFNFCERAALTYDNPMRVSLSKTKYFMDGYEVLIFLQNMSTQTLPPPIATFNTHVFQWTIFDEYQEDYMLQQRERERERRLPIVHVRREETKQKEQIETIEMYDRMLKAAKTLERMVNQNIYDEIAQDYRYWNDPSDEYKDGEGSLLPLWKFNYEPTKKHDITDVCFNARYYDLFAVAYGTLTFNSSIKNGSVCLFSLKNPSYPEWICQTESPVMCLDFSVQHPHLLVIGVKDGSVAVYNIMLPPTEPQYKSNDVTQKHGGIVWEIRWAPDTQEGNLAFYSVSIDSKINYWVLNQKELSLTTVMTLFLDRPPIPGPDGTLITLKGCGTCITFYPSDEHVFLVGTEEGNIYKCNTAYSSIYVQTYNEAHNMPVYRIVFNKYNSKIFASCSGDWRIKIWEDERPDPLFMFDLGVPIGDVQWAPYSSTVLACVSNDGKVTVFDLNVNKYRSICSQAIVSKKKNKLTRLAFNTKLPFIIVGDDKGTINTLKLSPNLRLKIKPTKKQLHLTDTELERMKLEKLLSFIREPPILIPPKDVKLE; from the exons ATGGATTGGGCACGAGCGAAAACTCCACTTATACCAGATGATCAATTACAATTAACAGAAGCA GAACTTCAAGAAGAAATTGCTCGAGTGCTTACAGTACATAACACACGTGTTCCTGATTCACTCGTTGAATGGTCTTGGAAATTAAGAGAATTTATAAAACTACCTGATCCTCCTAATATAGTAACTCTCCTGAGTATACCTGGCACTATATTACGTAAGGATTCTGAGGAAGCTAAAACACAATTAG aaaatcatGGAGAGGAATTTACTGCCCGACAAGATGATATGCTAGATAAATATGCAAATGAAG aTTATGAAGAATATGGAGAATATGAAGAATTAGATGAAATAGATGAATTTCAAAGAGGAAGGCCTAAAAAAATACCTAATCAATTCAATTTTTGTGAGAGAGCTGCATTAACATATGACAATCCTATGAGAGTAAGTTTATCAAAGACTAAATATTTTATGGATGGATATGAagtgttaatttttttacagaaTATGAGTACACAAACTCTACCTCCACCCATAGCAACATTTAATACACATGTCTTTCAATGGACTATTTTTGATGAATATCAG GAAGATTACATGCTTCAAcaacgtgaaagagaaagagagagaagattgcCAATTGTACACGTACGGAGAGaggaaacgaaacaaaaagagcAGATAGAGACCATTGAAATGTATGATAGAATGCTTAAAGCAGCTAAGACATTAGAGAGAATGgtaaatcaaaatatatatgatgaaATTGCACAAG ATTATAGATATTGGAATGATCCAAGTGATGAATATAAAGATGGTGAAGGTTCTTTGTTACCATTATggaaatttaattatgaaCCAACAAAAAAACATGATATCACAGATGTATGCTTTAATGCCAGATATTATGATCTATTTGCAGTAGCATATGGAACAT TGACATTCAATAGTTCTATAAAGAATGGTTCAGTTTGTTTATTTAGTTTAAAAAATCCATCATATCCAGAATGGATTTGTCAAACAGAATCTCCAGTAATGTGTTTAGATTTTAGTGTTCAACATCCTCATTTATTAGTCATTg GTGTTAAAGATGGTTCAGTAgcagtatataatattatgttacCACCTACAGAACCACAGTACAAAAGTAATGATGTTACACAAAAGCATGGAGGTATTGTATGGGAG atTCGCTGGGCACCAGATACGCAAGAAGGAAATTTAGCATTTTATAGTGTTAGTATTGATagcaaaataaattattgggTTCTCAATCAAAAGGAACTTAGTTTAACAACTGTTATGACATTATTTCTTGATCGACCACCAATACCAGGTCCTGATGGTACATTGATAACACTCAaag gCTGTGGAACCTGCATAACTTTTTATCCATCTGATGAACATGTATTCTTAGTTGGAACTGAAGAAggtaatatttacaaatgtaataCGGCGTACAGCAGTATTTATGTGCAAACATATAATGAAGCACATAATATGCCAGTGTATCGTATAGTcttcaataaatataattcgaagATATTTGCAAGTTGTTCAGGAGATTGGAGAATTAAAATATGGGAAGATGAAAGGCC aGATCCACTTTTTATGTTTGATCTTGGTGTTCCAATCGGAGACGTGCAATGGGCACCTTATAGTTCAACTGTCTTGGCTTGTGTATCAAATGATGGAAAAGTTACTGTTTTTGATTTAAATGTGAACAAGTACAGATCAATTTGTAGCCAAGCAATtgttagtaaaaaaaagaataaattaacaaGGCTTGCTTTTAATACCAAGTTGCCCTTCATCATAGTTGGTGATGACAA GGGTACTATAAATACATTAAAGTTATCACCAAATCttagattgaaaataaaaccAACAAAGAAGCAACTCCATTTAACGGATACAGAGTTAGAACgtatgaaattagaaaaattattaagtttCATACGTGAGCCACCTATTTTAATACCACCAAAAGATGTTAAATTAGAatga
- the LOC127063709 gene encoding dynein intermediate chain 2, ciliary isoform X6, translated as MQMKVCFRIIRHKFENYEEYGEYEELDEIDEFQRGRPKKIPNQFNFCERAALTYDNPMRNMSTQTLPPPIATFNTHVFQWTIFDEYQEDYMLQQRERERERRLPIVHVRREETKQKEQIETIEMYDRMLKAAKTLERMVNQNIYDEIAQDYRYWNDPSDEYKDGEGSLLPLWKFNYEPTKKHDITDVCFNARYYDLFAVAYGTLTFNSSIKNGSVCLFSLKNPSYPEWICQTESPVMCLDFSVQHPHLLVIGVKDGSVAVYNIMLPPTEPQYKSNDVTQKHGGIVWEIRWAPDTQEGNLAFYSVSIDSKINYWVLNQKELSLTTVMTLFLDRPPIPGPDGTLITLKGCGTCITFYPSDEHVFLVGTEEGNIYKCNTAYSSIYVQTYNEAHNMPVYRIVFNKYNSKIFASCSGDWRIKIWEDERPDPLFMFDLGVPIGDVQWAPYSSTVLACVSNDGKVTVFDLNVNKYRSICSQAIVSKKKNKLTRLAFNTKLPFIIVGDDKGTINTLKLSPNLRLKIKPTKKQLHLTDTELERMKLEKLLSFIREPPILIPPKDVKLE; from the exons ATGCAAATGAAGGTGTGTTTCAGAATAATTCGTCATAAATTTGAAA aTTATGAAGAATATGGAGAATATGAAGAATTAGATGAAATAGATGAATTTCAAAGAGGAAGGCCTAAAAAAATACCTAATCAATTCAATTTTTGTGAGAGAGCTGCATTAACATATGACAATCCTATGAGA aaTATGAGTACACAAACTCTACCTCCACCCATAGCAACATTTAATACACATGTCTTTCAATGGACTATTTTTGATGAATATCAG GAAGATTACATGCTTCAAcaacgtgaaagagaaagagagagaagattgcCAATTGTACACGTACGGAGAGaggaaacgaaacaaaaagagcAGATAGAGACCATTGAAATGTATGATAGAATGCTTAAAGCAGCTAAGACATTAGAGAGAATGgtaaatcaaaatatatatgatgaaATTGCACAAG ATTATAGATATTGGAATGATCCAAGTGATGAATATAAAGATGGTGAAGGTTCTTTGTTACCATTATggaaatttaattatgaaCCAACAAAAAAACATGATATCACAGATGTATGCTTTAATGCCAGATATTATGATCTATTTGCAGTAGCATATGGAACAT TGACATTCAATAGTTCTATAAAGAATGGTTCAGTTTGTTTATTTAGTTTAAAAAATCCATCATATCCAGAATGGATTTGTCAAACAGAATCTCCAGTAATGTGTTTAGATTTTAGTGTTCAACATCCTCATTTATTAGTCATTg GTGTTAAAGATGGTTCAGTAgcagtatataatattatgttacCACCTACAGAACCACAGTACAAAAGTAATGATGTTACACAAAAGCATGGAGGTATTGTATGGGAG atTCGCTGGGCACCAGATACGCAAGAAGGAAATTTAGCATTTTATAGTGTTAGTATTGATagcaaaataaattattgggTTCTCAATCAAAAGGAACTTAGTTTAACAACTGTTATGACATTATTTCTTGATCGACCACCAATACCAGGTCCTGATGGTACATTGATAACACTCAaag gCTGTGGAACCTGCATAACTTTTTATCCATCTGATGAACATGTATTCTTAGTTGGAACTGAAGAAggtaatatttacaaatgtaataCGGCGTACAGCAGTATTTATGTGCAAACATATAATGAAGCACATAATATGCCAGTGTATCGTATAGTcttcaataaatataattcgaagATATTTGCAAGTTGTTCAGGAGATTGGAGAATTAAAATATGGGAAGATGAAAGGCC aGATCCACTTTTTATGTTTGATCTTGGTGTTCCAATCGGAGACGTGCAATGGGCACCTTATAGTTCAACTGTCTTGGCTTGTGTATCAAATGATGGAAAAGTTACTGTTTTTGATTTAAATGTGAACAAGTACAGATCAATTTGTAGCCAAGCAATtgttagtaaaaaaaagaataaattaacaaGGCTTGCTTTTAATACCAAGTTGCCCTTCATCATAGTTGGTGATGACAA GGGTACTATAAATACATTAAAGTTATCACCAAATCttagattgaaaataaaaccAACAAAGAAGCAACTCCATTTAACGGATACAGAGTTAGAACgtatgaaattagaaaaattattaagtttCATACGTGAGCCACCTATTTTAATACCACCAAAAGATGTTAAATTAGAatga
- the LOC127063709 gene encoding dynein intermediate chain 2, ciliary isoform X4 — MMSSPKKQSSKISELAKDHVSLKSRASYVSLAGGDMDWARAKTPLIPDDQLQLTEAELQEEIARVLTVHNTRVPDSLVEWSWKLREFIKLPDPPNIVTLLSIPGTILRKDSEEAKTQLENHGEEFTARQDDMLDKYANEDYEEYGEYEELDEIDEFQRGRPKKIPNQFNFCERAALTYDNPMRVSLSKTKYFMDGYEVLIFLQNMSTQTLPPPIATFNTHVFQWTIFDEYQEDYMLQQRERERERRLPIVHVRREETKQKEQIETIEMYDRMLKAAKTLERMVNQNIYDEIAQDYRYWNDPSDEYKDGEGSLLPLWKFNYEPTKKHDITDVCFNARYYDLFAVAYGTCVKDGSVAVYNIMLPPTEPQYKSNDVTQKHGGIVWEIRWAPDTQEGNLAFYSVSIDSKINYWVLNQKELSLTTVMTLFLDRPPIPGPDGTLITLKGCGTCITFYPSDEHVFLVGTEEGNIYKCNTAYSSIYVQTYNEAHNMPVYRIVFNKYNSKIFASCSGDWRIKIWEDERPDPLFMFDLGVPIGDVQWAPYSSTVLACVSNDGKVTVFDLNVNKYRSICSQAIVSKKKNKLTRLAFNTKLPFIIVGDDKGTINTLKLSPNLRLKIKPTKKQLHLTDTELERMKLEKLLSFIREPPILIPPKDVKLE; from the exons ATGATGTCTTCCCCAAAAAAGCAATCCTCTAAGATTTCAGAATTAGCGAAAGAT cATGTTAGTCTAAAAAGTCGTGCATCATATGTAAGCTTAGCTGGTGGAGATATGGATTGGGCACGAGCGAAAACTCCACTTATACCAGATGATCAATTACAATTAACAGAAGCA GAACTTCAAGAAGAAATTGCTCGAGTGCTTACAGTACATAACACACGTGTTCCTGATTCACTCGTTGAATGGTCTTGGAAATTAAGAGAATTTATAAAACTACCTGATCCTCCTAATATAGTAACTCTCCTGAGTATACCTGGCACTATATTACGTAAGGATTCTGAGGAAGCTAAAACACAATTAG aaaatcatGGAGAGGAATTTACTGCCCGACAAGATGATATGCTAGATAAATATGCAAATGAAG aTTATGAAGAATATGGAGAATATGAAGAATTAGATGAAATAGATGAATTTCAAAGAGGAAGGCCTAAAAAAATACCTAATCAATTCAATTTTTGTGAGAGAGCTGCATTAACATATGACAATCCTATGAGAGTAAGTTTATCAAAGACTAAATATTTTATGGATGGATATGAagtgttaatttttttacagaaTATGAGTACACAAACTCTACCTCCACCCATAGCAACATTTAATACACATGTCTTTCAATGGACTATTTTTGATGAATATCAG GAAGATTACATGCTTCAAcaacgtgaaagagaaagagagagaagattgcCAATTGTACACGTACGGAGAGaggaaacgaaacaaaaagagcAGATAGAGACCATTGAAATGTATGATAGAATGCTTAAAGCAGCTAAGACATTAGAGAGAATGgtaaatcaaaatatatatgatgaaATTGCACAAG ATTATAGATATTGGAATGATCCAAGTGATGAATATAAAGATGGTGAAGGTTCTTTGTTACCATTATggaaatttaattatgaaCCAACAAAAAAACATGATATCACAGATGTATGCTTTAATGCCAGATATTATGATCTATTTGCAGTAGCATATGGAACAT GTGTTAAAGATGGTTCAGTAgcagtatataatattatgttacCACCTACAGAACCACAGTACAAAAGTAATGATGTTACACAAAAGCATGGAGGTATTGTATGGGAG atTCGCTGGGCACCAGATACGCAAGAAGGAAATTTAGCATTTTATAGTGTTAGTATTGATagcaaaataaattattgggTTCTCAATCAAAAGGAACTTAGTTTAACAACTGTTATGACATTATTTCTTGATCGACCACCAATACCAGGTCCTGATGGTACATTGATAACACTCAaag gCTGTGGAACCTGCATAACTTTTTATCCATCTGATGAACATGTATTCTTAGTTGGAACTGAAGAAggtaatatttacaaatgtaataCGGCGTACAGCAGTATTTATGTGCAAACATATAATGAAGCACATAATATGCCAGTGTATCGTATAGTcttcaataaatataattcgaagATATTTGCAAGTTGTTCAGGAGATTGGAGAATTAAAATATGGGAAGATGAAAGGCC aGATCCACTTTTTATGTTTGATCTTGGTGTTCCAATCGGAGACGTGCAATGGGCACCTTATAGTTCAACTGTCTTGGCTTGTGTATCAAATGATGGAAAAGTTACTGTTTTTGATTTAAATGTGAACAAGTACAGATCAATTTGTAGCCAAGCAATtgttagtaaaaaaaagaataaattaacaaGGCTTGCTTTTAATACCAAGTTGCCCTTCATCATAGTTGGTGATGACAA GGGTACTATAAATACATTAAAGTTATCACCAAATCttagattgaaaataaaaccAACAAAGAAGCAACTCCATTTAACGGATACAGAGTTAGAACgtatgaaattagaaaaattattaagtttCATACGTGAGCCACCTATTTTAATACCACCAAAAGATGTTAAATTAGAatga